The following proteins are co-located in the Pan troglodytes isolate AG18354 chromosome 5, NHGRI_mPanTro3-v2.0_pri, whole genome shotgun sequence genome:
- the LOC748362 gene encoding LOW QUALITY PROTEIN: thyroid transcription factor 1-associated protein 26 (The sequence of the model RefSeq protein was modified relative to this genomic sequence to represent the inferred CDS: substituted 1 base at 1 genomic stop codon) translates to MVPVRRAAKWRPGGFEVRGEGVSTFGYRNKNVKQKTWRLNHPQAFVGSVRKGQGFAFRRKLRIQQSXKKLLRKEKKAQTSLESQFTDRYPDNLKHLYFQIEERLRKQSKKVDHPLSEQVHQPLLEEQCSIDQALFEDQCSFDQPQPEEQCSKTVNSFTIPKKNKKKTSNQKAQEEYEQVQAKRAAKKQEFERRKQEREAQRHYKKKKMEVFKILKQETKKGQPNLNVQIEYLLQKIQEKS, encoded by the coding sequence ATGGTGCCGGTGAGGCGGGCGGCGAAGTGGCGGCCTGGTGGTTTTGAGGTGCGTGGTGAAGGGGTTTCCACGTTCGGGTACAGGAATAAGAATGTGAAACAGAAGACATGGCGGCTTAACCACCCGCAAGCCTTCGTGGGGAGCGTTCGCAAGGGACAAGGCTTTGCTTTTCGAAGAAAACTGAGAATACagcaaagttaaaagaaattGCTACGGAAGGAAAAGAAGGCCCAAACGTCACTGGAATCTCAATTCACAGATCGATACCCAGATAATCTGAAACATCTCTATTTTCAGATAGAGGAAAGACTTAGGAAGCAATCAAAAAAAGTTGACCATCCTTTGTCAGAACAAGTTCACCAGCCTTTGCTTGAAGAACAGTGTAGCATTGACCAGGCTTTATTTGAAGATCAGTGTAGCTTTGACCAGCCTCAGCCAGAAGAACAATGTAGTAAAACAGTAAACTCCTTTAcaattccaaagaaaaataaaaagaaaacatcaaatcaAAAAGCGCAAGAAGAATATGAACAGGTACAAGCTAAACGTGCTGCTAAGAAACAAGAATTCGAGAGGAGAAAACAGGAGAGAGAAGCCCAAAGGCactacaaaaagaagaaaatggaagtgTTTAAAATATTGAAGCAAGAGACTAAAAAGGGCCAACCAAACTTGAATGTACAAATAGAGTAccttcttcaaaaaatacaagaaaaaagttaa